One window from the genome of Streptobacillus ratti encodes:
- the lepA gene encoding translation elongation factor 4, with protein MSDIKLKRNFSIIAHIDHGKSTIADRLLEITGTVSQREMKEQLLDSMDLEREKGITIKAQAVTLNYKAKDGKEYELNLIDTPGHVDFIYEVSRSLAACDGALLVVDAAQGIEAQTLANVYLALENDLEILPVINKIDLPSADPDKVMLEIEDVIGLPTDNSVLVSGKTGFGINDLLEGIVKCIPEPQGNVNKPLKALIFDSHYDDFRGVITYIRVLDGTIKKGEKIKIMSTSKEFEVLEVGVFSPKMKEKESLDAGSVGYIITGIKSIKDTQIGDTITTVKNPTEFALDGYRPAQSMVFAGVYPISTDDYEDLREALEKLQLNDASLTYQPETSLALGFGFRCGFLGLLHMEIIVERLRREFGIDLISTAPSVEYHVTVEGTNNMLIIDNPAEFPEGRKHIEEPYIKGTIIVPKDYVGNVMELCQEKRGTFVNMSFLDENRSMIIYDLPLAEIVIDFYDKLKSRTKGYASFEYEMIGFRESNLVKIDILVSGQAVDAFSFIAHSDNAYYRGRSIVEKLKEVIPRQQFEIPLQAALGTKVIARETVKALRKNVLAKCYGGDITRKKKLLEKQKEGKKRMKAIGNVEIPQEAFLSVLKLND; from the coding sequence ATGTCGGATATAAAATTAAAAAGAAATTTCTCTATTATTGCACATATAGATCATGGTAAATCTACTATTGCAGATAGATTGCTAGAAATTACAGGAACTGTAAGTCAAAGAGAAATGAAAGAACAATTATTAGATAGTATGGATCTTGAAAGAGAAAAAGGAATTACAATTAAAGCACAAGCAGTTACTTTAAATTATAAGGCAAAAGATGGAAAAGAGTATGAATTAAACTTGATAGATACTCCTGGACACGTTGACTTTATATATGAAGTATCAAGATCTCTTGCAGCATGTGATGGTGCTTTACTTGTTGTAGATGCAGCTCAGGGTATAGAAGCACAAACGCTTGCTAATGTATATTTAGCATTAGAAAATGATTTAGAGATACTACCAGTTATAAATAAAATAGATTTACCATCAGCTGATCCAGATAAGGTAATGTTAGAAATTGAAGATGTTATAGGTTTACCAACTGATAATTCAGTATTGGTTTCAGGTAAAACTGGGTTTGGAATAAATGATTTATTAGAGGGAATTGTTAAATGTATTCCTGAACCTCAAGGAAATGTTAATAAGCCTTTAAAAGCATTGATTTTTGATTCACATTATGATGATTTTAGAGGTGTAATTACATATATTAGAGTCTTAGATGGAACTATTAAAAAAGGTGAAAAAATAAAGATAATGTCAACATCTAAGGAATTTGAAGTATTAGAAGTTGGTGTATTTTCACCTAAAATGAAAGAAAAAGAATCATTAGATGCTGGTTCGGTAGGATATATAATTACAGGTATTAAATCTATCAAAGATACACAAATTGGGGATACTATAACGACTGTTAAAAATCCTACAGAGTTTGCTTTAGATGGATATAGACCTGCACAAAGTATGGTTTTTGCTGGAGTTTATCCTATTTCTACAGATGATTACGAAGATTTAAGAGAAGCATTGGAAAAATTACAATTAAATGACGCATCATTAACATATCAGCCTGAAACTTCATTAGCATTAGGATTTGGTTTCCGTTGTGGTTTTCTTGGATTATTGCATATGGAAATTATAGTTGAGAGATTAAGAAGAGAATTTGGAATTGATTTAATTTCAACAGCACCATCTGTTGAATACCATGTTACTGTAGAGGGTACAAACAATATGTTGATTATTGATAACCCTGCTGAATTTCCTGAGGGAAGAAAACATATAGAAGAACCATATATTAAAGGAACTATTATAGTGCCTAAAGATTATGTTGGAAATGTTATGGAACTATGTCAAGAAAAACGTGGAACATTTGTAAATATGAGTTTTTTAGATGAAAATAGATCTATGATAATATATGATTTACCTTTAGCTGAAATAGTTATAGATTTTTATGATAAATTAAAATCCAGAACTAAAGGTTATGCCTCTTTTGAATATGAAATGATAGGGTTTAGAGAATCTAATCTAGTTAAAATTGATATTTTAGTAAGTGGACAAGCAGTAGATGCTTTTTCATTTATAGCTCATAGCGATAATGCTTATTATAGAGGAAGATCTATAGTTGAAAAATTAAAAGAAGTAATACCAAGACAACAATTTGAAATTCCATTACAAGCTGCATTAGGAACTAAAGTAATAGCAAGAGAAACGGTAAAGGCTTTAAGAAAAAATGTATTGGCTAAATGTTATGGTGGAGATATTACTCGTAAGAAAAAATTATTAGAAAAACAAAAAGAGGGTAAAAAACGTATGAAAGCTATAGGAAATGTTGAAATACCGCAAGAAGCATTCCTATCAGTTCTTAAATTAAATGATTAA
- a CDS encoding trimeric intracellular cation channel family protein: protein MDFKTFIYLANLLGIISFALSGIFKGIKHDHDLFGVTLLAIITSVGGGVMRDVLLNKVPTALINPQDIYVAIIVALLTYIPYLLFKPKFDENLVKKARKLVLISDAVGLSLFVSIGANIALQNDLNTMGVIIMATITAVGGGILRDILANETPFILKEDIYAILCVIAGFLYKIMIIDLQLNEIKTTIIIFFTVLIIRLVVIKKNLNLPK, encoded by the coding sequence ATGGATTTTAAAACTTTTATTTATTTAGCTAATTTACTAGGGATAATTTCTTTTGCCTTATCAGGAATTTTTAAAGGTATAAAACATGATCATGATTTATTTGGAGTAACATTACTTGCAATAATTACGTCAGTAGGTGGTGGAGTTATGAGAGATGTGTTGTTAAATAAAGTACCAACTGCATTAATAAATCCACAAGATATATATGTAGCAATAATAGTTGCTTTACTTACATATATACCCTATTTATTATTTAAACCTAAATTTGATGAGAATTTAGTTAAAAAGGCAAGAAAATTAGTATTAATATCTGATGCAGTAGGGTTATCATTATTTGTTTCTATAGGTGCTAATATTGCATTACAAAATGATTTAAATACTATGGGTGTTATAATCATGGCAACAATAACAGCAGTTGGTGGAGGAATATTAAGAGATATTTTAGCAAATGAGACACCTTTTATTTTAAAAGAAGATATATATGCAATACTTTGTGTAATTGCTGGGTTTTTATATAAAATTATGATAATAGATTTACAATTAAATGAAATAAAAACGACTATAATAATATTTTTTACTGTATTGATTATAAGGTTAGTTGTGATTAAAAAGAATTTGAATTTACCTAAATAA
- a CDS encoding thymidine kinase: MFLKNSDNVGRLEVICGSMFSGKSEELIRRLRRESFTKQNVLIFKHAIDKRYGENGIFSHSQDSIGAFPVSNVLEMESIISKHPDVEVIGIDEVQFFGKEVIEFCNKYVNIGKRVIVAGLDLDFKAEPFYPMPELLTYADSITKLKAICMVCGKEAYASQRLINGEPAFKDDPIVMVGASENYEARCRRHHIVRDRKDTRAKIYFLFGTDINAGKEEVEKFISSKNPNAKTKTISIFKNEESVIDLRNSIEKSSYECDILFIRIIKSPLMPIEGDYSIIDLMSEYRKISSVILISRNRRGMINEVLISHETIRKADLNLEDIYFTPSENPENEKNIYNIEKIIKAKAVII; the protein is encoded by the coding sequence ATGTTTTTAAAAAATAGTGATAATGTAGGAAGACTAGAAGTAATTTGTGGTAGCATGTTTTCTGGTAAAAGTGAAGAATTAATTAGAAGATTAAGAAGAGAGTCATTTACAAAACAAAATGTTTTAATTTTTAAGCATGCAATAGATAAGAGATATGGTGAAAATGGTATTTTTTCTCATAGTCAAGATAGTATAGGGGCTTTTCCTGTTTCAAATGTGTTAGAAATGGAAAGCATTATTTCTAAACATCCAGATGTTGAAGTAATTGGAATAGATGAAGTACAATTTTTTGGAAAAGAAGTAATAGAATTTTGTAATAAATATGTTAATATTGGGAAAAGAGTTATTGTTGCTGGACTTGATTTAGATTTTAAAGCAGAACCATTTTATCCTATGCCTGAATTATTAACTTATGCTGACTCTATTACTAAATTAAAAGCAATATGTATGGTTTGTGGCAAAGAAGCATATGCAAGTCAAAGATTAATAAATGGAGAACCAGCATTTAAAGATGATCCAATAGTAATGGTTGGAGCAAGTGAAAATTATGAAGCAAGATGTAGAAGACATCACATTGTAAGAGATAGAAAAGATACTAGGGCAAAAATATATTTCTTGTTTGGTACGGATATAAATGCTGGAAAAGAAGAAGTTGAAAAATTTATATCAAGTAAAAATCCTAATGCAAAAACTAAAACAATTAGTATATTTAAAAATGAAGAAAGTGTAATTGATTTAAGAAATAGTATTGAAAAATCATCATATGAATGTGATATTTTATTTATCAGAATAATTAAAAGTCCTTTAATGCCAATAGAGGGAGATTATAGTATTATTGATTTGATGTCAGAATATAGAAAAATATCATCAGTAATTTTAATTTCAAGAAATAGACGTGGAATGATAAATGAAGTATTAATATCTCATGAAACAATTAGGAAAGCTGACTTAAATTTAGAAGATATATACTTTACTCCGTCTGAAAATCCAGAAAATGAAAAAAATATATATAATATAGAAAAAATAATAAAAGCAAAAGCAGTGATAATTTAA
- the mscL gene encoding large-conductance mechanosensitive channel protein MscL, with the protein MLKEFKDFIAKGNIVDLAVGVIIGGAFGKIVASLVNDIIMPFIGLILGNINFKTLQIILKPAEGETPALSINYGMFIQNIVDFLIIALVIFIVLKGLMKLKREKPVEETVPAEPVLTKDQELLVEIRDLLKK; encoded by the coding sequence ATGTTAAAAGAGTTTAAAGATTTTATAGCTAAAGGAAATATTGTAGATTTAGCTGTTGGGGTTATTATAGGAGGAGCTTTTGGTAAAATAGTTGCTTCATTGGTAAATGATATAATAATGCCATTTATTGGACTTATATTAGGAAATATTAACTTTAAAACATTACAAATTATATTAAAACCAGCAGAGGGTGAAACACCTGCTTTATCAATTAATTATGGAATGTTTATACAAAATATTGTTGACTTTTTAATTATTGCTTTAGTAATTTTCATAGTTTTAAAAGGATTAATGAAACTTAAAAGAGAAAAACCAGTTGAAGAAACTGTTCCAGCTGAACCTGTATTAACTAAAGATCAAGAATTATTAGTTGAAATAAGAGATTTATTAAAAAAATAG
- a CDS encoding C40 family peptidase has product MKKFFIFLSLFSFISFAQNEVDERLNTILDELIVISEKNMEISLEDEIVLRDKIIEFAKTNLDRPYSWGAVGPNKFDCSGFVNYVFSKNSSINLPRVSKDMANYSPKINIEDLKIGDLLFFNTSSRGKTINHVGIYIGNNEFIHASSAQKKVTISTIANGFYKKKFKWAISPF; this is encoded by the coding sequence ATGAAAAAATTTTTTATATTTTTATCTTTATTTTCATTTATTTCATTTGCTCAAAATGAAGTAGATGAAAGATTAAATACAATTTTAGATGAACTGATTGTTATATCTGAAAAAAATATGGAAATATCACTTGAAGATGAAATTGTTCTAAGAGATAAGATTATTGAATTTGCAAAAACTAATTTAGATAGACCATATTCTTGGGGAGCTGTTGGACCTAATAAGTTTGATTGTTCTGGATTTGTAAATTATGTATTTTCAAAAAATAGTTCCATTAACTTACCTCGTGTTTCAAAAGATATGGCTAATTATTCTCCAAAAATAAATATTGAAGACCTTAAAATAGGAGATTTACTATTTTTTAATACATCAAGTAGAGGGAAAACTATTAATCATGTTGGAATATACATAGGTAATAATGAGTTTATTCACGCCTCTTCTGCACAAAAAAAGGTTACGATTTCAACTATTGCAAATGGATTTTATAAGAAAAAATTTAAATGGGCTATTTCGCCATTCTAA
- a CDS encoding 3'-5' exonuclease, which produces MIKKIIFFDVETNGVNPTDSVLSISAMKVTYDTVTNKMVKLDEFDRFYFRNEGEEPNLDAINVNGLFDNEIERRRNLSLIKYARTFNEDIVNFFEFCDNAEHFVAHNIRFDRQFIPFKLKYQFDTMLENIDIVKVPSNNHYSSFKWPKLMECANYYNIPLDENELHNSMYDVVIMGRVMFKMLKDREGVKRVRRFLVDNISTNLK; this is translated from the coding sequence ATGATAAAAAAAATTATATTTTTTGATGTTGAAACTAATGGTGTAAATCCAACTGATTCTGTTTTATCAATTTCAGCAATGAAAGTTACATATGATACAGTTACAAATAAAATGGTCAAACTTGATGAGTTTGATAGATTTTATTTTAGAAATGAGGGAGAAGAACCGAATTTAGATGCCATAAATGTTAATGGGTTATTTGATAATGAAATAGAAAGAAGAAGAAATTTATCTTTAATTAAATATGCTAGAACATTTAATGAAGATATAGTTAATTTTTTTGAGTTTTGTGATAATGCTGAACATTTTGTTGCTCACAATATTAGATTTGATAGACAATTTATTCCTTTTAAACTTAAATATCAATTTGATACAATGTTAGAAAATATAGATATTGTTAAAGTACCAAGTAATAATCATTATTCATCTTTTAAATGGCCAAAATTAATGGAATGTGCTAATTATTACAATATACCACTTGATGAAAATGAGTTACACAATAGTATGTATGATGTTGTTATTATGGGTAGAGTCATGTTTAAAATGCTTAAAGATAGAGAGGGAGTAAAGAGAGTAAGGAGATTTTTAGTTGATAATATTTCAACTAATTTAAAGTAA